Proteins from a single region of Candidatus Methanosuratincola sp.:
- a CDS encoding inorganic phosphate transporter, translating into MDPQLIPLVAIATLMAGMVGANNASNATATLVGSKVTTHSRGSAIFAIGLLAGALLEGGKMSGAVLGRALEGGIGNWSVGVVLGVTFGMTIIATGMGLPLPVTQALYGAAIGSGIFLGIPLNFTGITLVLISWGITPLVAAGASFGIARLEKRIPAKGILTGTVVYGVLTLAVGFYTAYVLGANTIGLIAGIMKGGIGWEAAIALASASAALGGGVFGRRVSATVGERIAIMGPPTAFASQLGGALTVHLFTQGGIPVSISHAVVGGVAGGALSKGFRALNAASWVRLAILWFLTPLLTMALAWIIHASAAA; encoded by the coding sequence TTGGACCCGCAGCTCATACCACTCGTGGCCATTGCTACGCTCATGGCAGGGATGGTCGGGGCCAACAACGCAAGCAACGCCACGGCAACGCTCGTTGGGTCGAAGGTGACGACCCACAGCAGAGGCTCGGCGATATTCGCGATCGGGCTGTTGGCGGGCGCATTGCTTGAAGGGGGGAAGATGTCCGGCGCTGTGCTGGGAAGGGCACTGGAGGGAGGGATCGGAAACTGGTCGGTCGGGGTCGTTCTCGGCGTCACCTTTGGGATGACAATAATAGCCACCGGCATGGGGCTGCCGCTGCCAGTGACGCAGGCATTATACGGGGCAGCGATAGGGAGCGGAATATTCCTGGGCATTCCTCTGAACTTCACAGGGATAACATTGGTTCTGATCTCATGGGGCATCACCCCGCTCGTGGCTGCAGGAGCTTCCTTCGGTATAGCAAGGCTGGAGAAGAGGATCCCTGCAAAGGGGATATTGACGGGGACTGTTGTCTACGGGGTTTTGACGCTGGCAGTGGGGTTTTACACGGCATATGTCCTTGGCGCTAACACAATAGGGCTCATCGCAGGCATAATGAAGGGCGGGATAGGCTGGGAGGCGGCGATTGCACTGGCCTCAGCGTCGGCTGCCCTAGGAGGGGGGGTCTTCGGGAGAAGGGTCTCCGCCACTGTGGGGGAGAGGATCGCGATCATGGGGCCCCCCACGGCCTTCGCATCCCAGCTAGGCGGGGCGCTCACAGTGCACCTCTTCACGCAGGGAGGTATCCCAGTATCGATAAGTCACGCGGTGGTAGGCGGGGTGGCAGGCGGCGCACTTTCCAAAGGTTTTAGGGCGCTGAACGCAGCTTCATGGGTGAGGCTGGCGATCCTTTGGTTCCTGACCCCGCTCCTCACCATGGCGTTGGCATGGATAATACACGCAAGTGCGGCTGCTTGA
- the rpl4p gene encoding 50S ribosomal protein L4 produces MSSELTTKRVAKVIGVDGSVKGEIELPEVFETDLRKDLIRRAVISSQTARIVPRTTDYYAGKRTSAESLGVGLDLARVPRVKGEHNPASGAGAFVPNVVGGRLAFPPSLEKKYHERINEKERRLALMSAIAATSDPEAVIERGHVLTNEISLPLVVSDEIKDLKKAADLRTFLEKTSLIYDVLRAKEGVRERSGKGKRRGRRWVRPKSLLIVVDDHKAPIRLASRNFTGVDCVGVNELNVERLAPGGHPGRLTLWTESAIKRLSEIYQ; encoded by the coding sequence ATGTCCTCAGAGTTGACCACTAAGAGAGTAGCAAAGGTAATCGGGGTCGACGGATCCGTCAAGGGAGAGATCGAGCTCCCTGAGGTCTTCGAAACCGACCTTAGGAAAGACCTTATTCGTCGCGCGGTGATCTCGAGCCAGACCGCCAGGATAGTCCCCAGGACTACCGACTACTACGCAGGCAAGCGCACCAGTGCTGAGAGCCTCGGGGTAGGGCTGGACTTGGCGCGCGTCCCTAGGGTGAAGGGAGAACACAACCCCGCCTCAGGGGCCGGTGCATTCGTCCCCAACGTCGTCGGGGGCAGGCTCGCGTTCCCTCCGTCTCTGGAGAAGAAGTACCACGAGCGGATAAACGAGAAGGAGCGCAGGCTCGCGCTGATGTCCGCAATCGCCGCGACGTCTGATCCAGAGGCAGTGATCGAGAGGGGGCATGTCCTAACGAACGAGATCTCCCTGCCATTGGTCGTCTCAGACGAGATAAAGGACCTAAAGAAGGCCGCCGATCTACGCACTTTCCTCGAGAAGACCTCACTCATATACGACGTATTGAGGGCAAAGGAGGGGGTCAGGGAGAGGTCTGGGAAGGGCAAGCGCCGCGGCAGGAGATGGGTCAGGCCAAAGTCCCTGCTGATCGTCGTCGACGACCATAAGGCTCCTATAAGGCTCGCTTCAAGGAACTTTACTGGGGTGGACTGCGTGGGGGTCAACGAGCTCAACGTCGAGCGCCTAGCCCCTGGAGGTCACCCAGGTAGGCTGACTTTGTGGACAGAGTCAGCGATAAAGAGGCTGAGTGAGATTTACCAGTGA
- a CDS encoding 50S ribosomal protein L3, with translation MGHRSKSAPRRGSLMYYPRVRARRISGRIRTWPKVAGAPRLLGFAGYKVGSTHVIMVENRPKSPLFGKEVMRAVTVLEVPPVYVYGYRAYVRTSKGLRVIGEVMTKSFPKNAERVLNVSEDYDPSPVQASIEANLDNVAEIRVLALTQPYKAGFGKKTPEILEIKVDGDDVKAVHEYAKSLLGKEIRAKDLFTEGQYVDVISITKGKGFQGAVKRFGVKIQPNWHKHRKGKRVVGSISPSKPHMMFTIPRPGKMGFHQRTEYNKLILKIGENPAEINVAGGFLHYGLVGADYILLAGSIPGPSKRLVRMRYPVRSKVEKVEPPKLVAVDLASKQGV, from the coding sequence ATGGGACATCGAAGTAAGAGTGCGCCGCGCAGGGGCTCATTGATGTACTACCCCAGAGTGCGCGCAAGACGCATTTCCGGTAGGATAAGGACTTGGCCCAAGGTCGCCGGCGCTCCCCGTCTCCTTGGCTTCGCTGGTTACAAGGTAGGTTCAACCCACGTCATAATGGTCGAAAACAGGCCGAAGAGCCCGCTCTTCGGTAAAGAGGTGATGCGGGCGGTGACTGTGCTCGAAGTCCCCCCGGTTTACGTTTACGGTTACAGGGCATACGTCCGCACGAGCAAGGGGCTCAGGGTCATTGGAGAGGTCATGACAAAATCGTTCCCCAAGAACGCAGAAAGGGTTCTGAACGTCTCCGAGGACTATGATCCGTCCCCGGTGCAGGCTTCAATAGAAGCTAACCTGGATAACGTCGCGGAGATAAGGGTCTTGGCTCTGACGCAGCCGTACAAGGCTGGATTCGGAAAGAAGACGCCAGAGATCCTGGAGATAAAGGTCGACGGAGACGACGTGAAGGCCGTGCACGAATATGCGAAGTCTCTGCTCGGCAAGGAGATCAGGGCAAAGGATCTCTTCACTGAGGGCCAGTACGTTGACGTGATCTCCATCACAAAGGGCAAGGGATTCCAGGGGGCCGTGAAGCGCTTCGGCGTCAAGATACAGCCGAATTGGCACAAGCACCGGAAGGGCAAGCGGGTCGTCGGTTCCATCAGCCCCTCCAAGCCGCACATGATGTTCACGATCCCAAGACCAGGCAAGATGGGGTTCCATCAGCGGACCGAGTACAACAAGCTCATACTGAAGATCGGGGAAAATCCGGCTGAGATAAATGTTGCCGGGGGTTTCCTGCACTACGGTTTGGTAGGCGCCGACTACATACTCTTGGCGGGCTCAATCCCGGGTCCGTCGAAGAGGCTTGTCCGGATGAGGTATCCTGTCAGGTCCAAGGTCGAGAAGGTCGAGCCTCCGAAGCTCGTCGCTGTGGATCTGGCTTCAAAGCAGGGGGTTTGA
- a CDS encoding MBL fold metallo-hydrolase, producing MPLPPPLVSRVGRFLVLHEESFVGVSISSNVYVLREEGSFYIFDASGHPSLLSYLTSAGIHGSLIAGVFLTHGHYDHVAGLKSLREYSPTAYISSRDRQLMEETVRGYPSCSDLSEASELLSRLGLVSISTPGHTPGSTCFYSPDESLLISGDTVFSDGYFGRTDLPGGSDSEMLDSLERLSKMRVEALLPGHGPVVSEQGSRHILDALSCAKGMLRG from the coding sequence TTGCCGCTGCCTCCACCTCTCGTCTCTAGGGTTGGGCGTTTCCTCGTCCTCCACGAGGAGTCCTTCGTCGGCGTCAGCATCTCCTCCAACGTATACGTACTGAGGGAGGAGGGGTCGTTCTACATCTTCGACGCCAGCGGCCACCCCTCCCTCCTTTCATACCTGACATCTGCTGGGATCCATGGATCGCTGATCGCCGGGGTCTTCCTCACCCACGGACACTACGACCACGTCGCGGGCCTCAAGTCCCTTAGGGAGTACTCTCCGACAGCCTACATCAGCAGCCGCGACAGGCAGCTCATGGAGGAGACCGTCCGCGGCTACCCGTCGTGCTCAGACCTCTCCGAGGCATCGGAGCTCCTCTCAAGACTAGGGCTCGTGAGCATATCCACCCCTGGGCACACCCCCGGCAGCACCTGTTTCTACTCGCCGGATGAGTCGCTCCTCATCAGCGGGGACACCGTCTTCTCGGACGGTTACTTCGGCAGGACAGACCTGCCCGGCGGGAGCGACTCTGAGATGCTCGACAGCCTGGAGCGCCTCTCTAAGATGAGGGTCGAAGCCCTCCTCCCTGGGCACGGCCCCGTCGTCTCCGAACAGGGCTCGCGGCACATTCTCGACGCACTCTCGTGCGCCAAGGGCATGCTCCGCGGCTAA
- a CDS encoding 30S ribosomal protein S19 — protein MAYREFTYRGYTANQLASMPMDEFIRLLPSRQRRSLLRGLTPDQRALFERIRKAKTAKGKKVVIRTHCRDMIILPEMIGLTISVHNGKEFVPVEILPEMVGKYLGEFAVTTAKVTHGAPGLKATRSSMFIPLK, from the coding sequence ATGGCATATAGGGAATTCACCTACCGCGGATATACCGCCAACCAACTCGCGAGCATGCCGATGGACGAGTTCATAAGGCTTCTGCCCAGCAGGCAGCGCAGGTCCCTTCTAAGGGGTCTTACCCCTGATCAACGGGCCCTGTTCGAGCGGATAAGGAAAGCCAAGACCGCGAAGGGCAAGAAAGTGGTCATCAGGACCCACTGCAGGGACATGATAATACTGCCAGAGATGATCGGGCTTACCATATCCGTACACAACGGCAAGGAGTTCGTCCCAGTCGAAATACTGCCGGAGATGGTCGGCAAGTATCTCGGCGAGTTCGCCGTAACAACAGCGAAGGTCACACACGGCGCTCCAGGTCTCAAGGCCACTAGGAGCTCGATGTTCATCCCACTCAAGTAA
- a CDS encoding RtcB family protein: MVDGSSIPLKKLNDYAWEIPKDYRSGMNVPGRVYADSSLLEKMAQDLTLHQCANVAHLPGILRYSIVMPDGHQGYGFPIGGVAAFDAEDGVISPGGVGYDINCGVRLMLTNLDLKDVKPLLGKLIDTLFDMVPSGLGSKGGIRLTTSELNDVLDRGVEWAIEKGYAIPEDARRCEEGGSMKTADSSLVSQSAKGRGSNQLGTLGSGNHFLEVQAVDKIFDQRAAKAFGIEHEGQVVVMIHSGSRGLGHQVCSDYLHVMENAVSKYGIKIPDRELACAPASSREASDYFAAMSAACNYAWVNRQCIMHWTREAFRKVFGSDSERLGMRLVYDVAHNLAKREEHVFDGKRRLLYVHRKGATRAFPAGRPEIPDEYRSIGQPVIIPGSMGTASYLLLGGPNSLDLSWGSTAHGAGRFLSREAAIKKYWGSNVKRDLEEKGIRLRAANIRVIAEEAPGAYKDVDRVASVSDALGIATLVARMVPLGVTKG, from the coding sequence ATGGTAGACGGATCTTCAATCCCGCTCAAGAAGCTGAACGACTACGCTTGGGAGATCCCCAAGGACTACAGGTCCGGGATGAACGTCCCCGGCAGGGTCTATGCGGACTCCTCCCTCCTGGAGAAGATGGCGCAGGACCTCACGCTCCATCAGTGTGCCAACGTGGCTCATCTCCCTGGGATACTCCGGTACTCGATAGTGATGCCTGACGGTCACCAGGGCTACGGCTTCCCCATAGGGGGGGTCGCAGCATTCGATGCCGAGGACGGGGTGATCTCGCCAGGCGGCGTGGGTTATGACATCAACTGCGGCGTCCGACTCATGCTCACGAACCTGGACCTGAAGGACGTAAAGCCGCTCCTGGGCAAGCTGATCGACACTTTGTTTGACATGGTCCCCTCAGGCCTCGGGAGCAAGGGCGGGATCAGACTCACAACCTCCGAGCTCAACGACGTCCTCGACCGTGGCGTGGAGTGGGCGATCGAGAAGGGTTATGCGATCCCAGAGGACGCCAGAAGGTGCGAGGAGGGGGGCTCTATGAAGACTGCCGACAGCAGCCTCGTCTCCCAGTCCGCCAAGGGCAGGGGCTCAAACCAGCTCGGGACGCTCGGCAGCGGGAACCACTTCCTCGAAGTCCAGGCCGTCGACAAGATCTTCGACCAGCGCGCTGCAAAGGCCTTCGGCATTGAGCACGAGGGGCAGGTGGTGGTCATGATACACTCCGGCAGCCGCGGTCTCGGGCACCAGGTCTGCAGCGATTACCTACACGTGATGGAGAACGCCGTGTCGAAGTACGGGATAAAGATACCCGACAGGGAACTCGCGTGCGCACCTGCAAGCAGCCGCGAGGCCTCTGATTACTTTGCGGCAATGAGCGCAGCATGCAACTACGCCTGGGTCAACAGGCAGTGCATAATGCACTGGACGAGGGAGGCCTTCAGGAAGGTCTTCGGCTCGGACTCGGAGCGCCTCGGGATGCGGCTAGTCTACGACGTGGCACACAACCTGGCAAAGCGCGAGGAGCACGTCTTCGACGGGAAGAGGCGCCTCCTCTACGTCCACAGGAAGGGCGCGACAAGGGCATTCCCAGCCGGTAGGCCCGAGATACCTGACGAGTACCGCAGCATAGGCCAGCCTGTGATCATCCCTGGCAGCATGGGGACCGCATCGTACCTCCTCCTCGGCGGGCCAAACTCACTCGACCTGAGCTGGGGCTCGACCGCGCACGGGGCAGGCAGGTTCCTCAGCCGGGAGGCTGCCATAAAGAAGTACTGGGGGAGCAACGTCAAGCGCGACCTTGAGGAGAAGGGGATACGCCTCAGGGCCGCGAACATAAGGGTGATCGCAGAGGAGGCGCCCGGCGCGTACAAGGACGTCGATCGGGTCGCGTCGGTATCGGACGCCCTGGGGATAGCGACGCTTGTGGCGAGGATGGTCCCCCTCGGGGTGACGAAGGGCTGA
- a CDS encoding archease: protein MYEYLDHVSDVYVHVISDTLEGLFADSAKAAFEVMLNTNAVDRRKSMQVEIEANDLEQLLYLWVDRLIYHFDADSFALSSAEVRRVSVESGARLSAVLWGDDYDPERHDQRTGVKAMTYSLMKIYSEGGKWHAYFVLDI from the coding sequence ATGTACGAGTACTTAGACCACGTCTCGGACGTGTACGTCCACGTGATCTCGGACACGCTCGAGGGCCTCTTTGCTGATTCGGCAAAGGCTGCCTTCGAGGTTATGCTGAACACTAACGCAGTTGACAGGCGCAAGTCGATGCAAGTCGAGATTGAGGCCAATGACCTGGAGCAGCTCCTCTACCTTTGGGTCGACCGCCTGATATACCACTTCGACGCCGACTCATTCGCCCTGAGCTCTGCCGAGGTGAGGAGAGTATCGGTCGAAAGCGGGGCTAGGCTCTCCGCGGTCCTCTGGGGCGACGACTACGACCCCGAGAGGCACGACCAGCGGACCGGGGTCAAGGCGATGACGTACTCACTCATGAAAATCTACTCCGAGGGGGGGAAGTGGCACGCTTACTTCGTTCTAGACATATGA
- a CDS encoding 50S ribosomal protein L2, with product MGKRQVLQRRGRGGSVFKSPSWRKLGRVGYSQITEEASGSLEFTVQEILHESGRAAPVMLVKSKSGARVLTIAPEGCFVGQKVYFGSKAPVNVGNVLPLSNIPEGTMVCNIEGKPNDGGRYVRSAGGYATVVSHTPDGVLCQFPSGGIKTFSEKCRATVGIVASGGVIEKPILKAGSNYHKYRARSVKYPRVRGKAMSPYAHPHGGGAHPKGGRPVGRNAPPGQKVGIIASRRTGRTKK from the coding sequence ATGGGCAAGAGACAAGTTCTTCAGAGGAGAGGTCGTGGGGGATCCGTGTTCAAATCCCCCTCGTGGAGGAAGCTCGGCAGGGTAGGCTACTCGCAGATCACGGAGGAGGCTTCCGGGAGCCTGGAGTTCACAGTCCAGGAGATCCTGCACGAATCAGGCAGGGCGGCTCCAGTAATGCTAGTGAAGTCGAAGTCTGGCGCGAGAGTGCTGACGATTGCGCCCGAGGGGTGCTTTGTCGGGCAGAAAGTCTACTTCGGCTCAAAAGCCCCTGTGAACGTAGGCAATGTGCTGCCGCTGAGCAACATACCTGAGGGCACTATGGTGTGCAACATAGAGGGCAAGCCGAACGACGGAGGGCGGTACGTCAGGTCTGCTGGCGGCTATGCGACCGTCGTCTCACACACCCCAGACGGTGTGCTGTGCCAGTTCCCCTCTGGCGGGATCAAGACCTTCTCCGAGAAGTGCCGCGCGACCGTTGGCATCGTCGCCTCGGGCGGCGTCATCGAAAAGCCGATCCTGAAGGCCGGGTCGAACTACCACAAGTACAGGGCAAGGTCGGTAAAGTACCCGCGCGTCAGGGGCAAGGCAATGAGCCCTTACGCCCATCCGCACGGCGGTGGAGCACACCCGAAGGGAGGCAGGCCGGTCGGAAGGAACGCCCCGCCTGGGCAGAAGGTCGGAATCATCGCCTCGAGGCGCACGGGAAGGACAAAGAAGTGA
- a CDS encoding 50S ribosomal protein L23, with product MSKEPADVIIGPVSSESALERVERENKLTFIVSMRSNKADIKWAVEKLYGVKVKSVRTMITTGSEKKAVVALEKEFSAPELATKLGLL from the coding sequence ATGTCGAAGGAACCTGCCGACGTGATTATCGGGCCCGTGTCATCGGAGTCCGCACTAGAGAGGGTTGAACGGGAGAACAAACTGACCTTTATCGTTTCTATGCGCTCTAACAAGGCGGACATAAAGTGGGCGGTAGAGAAGCTTTATGGGGTCAAGGTCAAGTCTGTAAGGACGATGATAACTACGGGCTCGGAGAAGAAGGCGGTCGTTGCGCTTGAAAAAGAGTTCAGCGCACCCGAGTTAGCAACAAAATTGGGTCTACTGTAG
- a CDS encoding DUF47 family protein, which produces MWRRLASLPLRGTGEKLREHQSLVLQSVEHLAELVSACRREDWAAVRSTAERIAALERSADEVKRGIEMNLYRGTLFVGLKEDFLRLSEALDLISDKAKDASRVISSREPRQGEMQAFFQNCPDVERLVSGTIEIVKELEVAIKLLDKDSREAIAVAHRVEKAEERLDEIKLSILMELTRHEDEFSTLTYLQLRDFILMVDTIADSAENASDVLTAMVVKATF; this is translated from the coding sequence ATGTGGAGGAGGCTCGCTTCGCTACCCCTCAGGGGGACTGGTGAGAAGCTCAGGGAGCACCAGTCGCTCGTCCTCCAGTCCGTCGAGCACCTGGCAGAGCTGGTCTCCGCGTGCAGGAGGGAAGACTGGGCCGCTGTGAGATCCACTGCGGAGAGAATCGCCGCGCTTGAGAGGAGTGCCGACGAGGTGAAGAGGGGGATCGAGATGAACCTCTACAGGGGCACTCTCTTCGTGGGGCTGAAGGAGGACTTTTTGAGGCTTTCGGAGGCGCTTGATCTGATATCAGACAAGGCAAAGGATGCGTCCAGGGTCATATCCTCCAGAGAGCCGCGCCAGGGCGAGATGCAGGCATTTTTCCAGAACTGCCCTGATGTTGAGAGGCTCGTCTCAGGTACGATCGAGATAGTCAAGGAGCTGGAGGTGGCGATCAAGCTTTTGGACAAGGACTCGAGGGAGGCGATCGCGGTAGCACATAGGGTGGAAAAGGCAGAGGAGAGGCTGGACGAGATAAAACTCAGCATTCTGATGGAGCTGACAAGGCATGAGGACGAGTTCTCGACGCTCACCTACCTCCAGCTGAGGGACTTCATACTGATGGTTGACACGATAGCCGACTCGGCGGAGAACGCATCGGACGTGCTGACTGCGATGGTCGTCAAGGCTACATTCTAG
- a CDS encoding RNA methyltransferase, whose protein sequence is MERRNNPITVFFPSSILSDVPSLAEKTFKVGQIARAASIFRVERLVIYPDGSGWRRDAGLIKSLLSYAETPQYLRKLMFPISPQLRFAGLIPPLRTPHHPLGSSDVEYREGFVLGSGTGGSSVDIGLKEPVKCRLPLPKNSRVTMRKEGGIWVPVPRDSVPLYWGYTVHVDERPLREILAGCPSDMLIATSRLGRPVLQMAEHISLAFSERRSISLIFGSPREGLHEILGREGAALEDLVDMTINLAPNQGTATIRTEEAIMIALAVIDFIGESTTGRRSLNETEADRPRTAPARGNR, encoded by the coding sequence ATGGAGCGAAGGAACAACCCCATCACCGTGTTTTTCCCTTCATCGATCCTCTCTGACGTCCCCAGCCTGGCGGAGAAGACCTTTAAGGTAGGGCAGATCGCCCGGGCGGCCTCCATATTCAGGGTAGAGAGGCTGGTCATCTACCCGGACGGATCAGGGTGGAGAAGGGATGCCGGGCTGATAAAATCCCTACTCTCTTACGCCGAGACGCCGCAGTACCTCAGGAAGCTCATGTTCCCGATCTCGCCGCAGCTCCGCTTCGCTGGGCTGATCCCCCCGCTAAGGACCCCCCACCATCCCCTCGGATCATCTGATGTAGAGTACAGGGAGGGGTTTGTACTCGGATCCGGCACGGGTGGATCTTCAGTCGACATCGGTCTCAAGGAGCCCGTAAAGTGCAGGCTCCCCCTGCCCAAGAACTCGAGAGTCACAATGCGCAAAGAGGGGGGCATTTGGGTTCCTGTTCCGAGGGATTCCGTGCCTCTGTACTGGGGCTACACCGTGCATGTTGACGAGAGGCCTCTGCGCGAGATACTCGCTGGATGCCCGTCTGATATGCTCATAGCCACTTCGAGGCTGGGAAGGCCTGTATTGCAGATGGCCGAGCATATCTCACTCGCTTTCTCAGAACGCCGCAGCATTTCTCTGATCTTCGGTTCGCCTCGAGAGGGCCTCCACGAGATACTCGGGAGGGAGGGGGCGGCGTTGGAAGATCTCGTCGACATGACGATAAACCTCGCTCCAAACCAGGGTACTGCAACGATAAGGACTGAGGAGGCAATAATGATCGCCCTGGCCGTGATCGACTTCATAGGGGAATCGACAACCGGGCGCCGGAGCCTGAATGAGACTGAAGCCGACCGCCCAAGAACCGCCCCCGCCCGAGGAAACCGCTGA
- a CDS encoding valine--tRNA ligase produces MSSAKDGTSKMEKVYSPRSVEEKWQKAWMTEEFYQAYKFKNDGRPVFTIDTPPPFTSGELHMGHAYWNVINDTVARYKRMTGHDVILPQGWDCQGLPTELKVQYRWRVPRDDRALFRKKCEEWTANMIDSMKRTMMRLGYRPDWEQFEYRTMDKSYWRAVQESLIQMHEKGLIYRKEFPVHWCSKCGTALAQAELGYIQKKGRLYHLRFRAGDRDLEVATTRPELLNACQALAVNPEDSRYSWAVGKEATVPIFGQKVKVLADSAVDMDFGTGVVMICTYGDEQDIKWQQVYKLPVTRSVDEYGRMVNAGKYNGMKVADAREEIAKDLEAEGSLIKSEEFVHNVLAHTERADCMTPIEFITKDQWFIKSMDFKESVLREAERMDWIPGFVHGRLVDWVNSIEWDWLISRQRVFGTPIPFWYCSDCNKIIAPRREDLPVDTSSTPPPVERCPNCGGGRIVGTSDVCDCWVDSSITPLIVTGYFRDRGLFERAYPADLRQQGHDIVRTWMYYTILRCTVLTGTGPFKGALVNGHILGPDGTRMSKSKGNVIIPEQGINQYGADAIRQALFSLTIGSDFPFKWEPVKYGKSFLQKLWSSARFAEGFFGRRVAGIDPEVMDETDKWIISRLRETISKVRDAMEGYQFHIAIDVLQKFYWHDFCDQYIEAVKPRLYSPRNAEDRKVAVAVLYTVIWNSIRLLAPICPHITEEVYQKLFREDMGFVSVHASPYPRAEDLPAVDGTRGEKVISMIALLRSKKVEGKLALSASVRGATIQGNSEELKVYQENEWLIRQVLHIDDLDYKIGEKDAELIK; encoded by the coding sequence TTGTCGTCTGCTAAGGACGGTACTAGTAAGATGGAGAAAGTCTATTCACCGCGGTCTGTAGAGGAGAAGTGGCAGAAGGCATGGATGACCGAGGAGTTTTATCAGGCTTACAAGTTCAAGAACGACGGGAGGCCCGTATTCACAATCGACACGCCGCCCCCGTTCACCTCTGGCGAGCTCCACATGGGCCACGCGTACTGGAACGTGATAAACGACACGGTTGCGAGGTACAAGAGGATGACCGGGCACGACGTGATCCTCCCGCAGGGATGGGACTGCCAGGGGCTGCCTACGGAGCTCAAGGTCCAGTACCGGTGGAGGGTCCCAAGGGATGACAGGGCCCTCTTCAGGAAGAAGTGTGAGGAATGGACCGCGAATATGATAGACAGCATGAAGCGGACTATGATGAGGCTCGGGTACCGCCCGGACTGGGAGCAGTTCGAGTACAGGACGATGGACAAGAGCTACTGGAGGGCGGTGCAGGAGTCCCTGATCCAGATGCACGAGAAGGGGCTGATCTACAGGAAGGAGTTCCCGGTCCACTGGTGCAGCAAGTGCGGCACCGCTCTCGCGCAGGCGGAGTTAGGTTACATCCAGAAGAAGGGGAGGCTCTACCACCTGAGGTTCAGGGCGGGCGACCGCGACCTGGAGGTTGCGACGACGAGGCCGGAGCTGCTGAATGCGTGCCAGGCGCTTGCCGTGAACCCCGAGGACAGCAGATACTCGTGGGCGGTCGGGAAGGAGGCGACCGTCCCGATATTCGGCCAGAAAGTGAAGGTCCTGGCCGACAGCGCGGTGGACATGGACTTCGGGACCGGGGTGGTCATGATCTGCACTTACGGAGACGAACAGGACATCAAGTGGCAACAGGTCTACAAGCTTCCAGTGACCCGGTCTGTTGACGAGTACGGCAGGATGGTGAATGCGGGAAAGTACAACGGGATGAAGGTGGCGGACGCAAGGGAGGAAATCGCAAAGGACCTCGAGGCCGAGGGGAGCCTGATCAAGAGCGAGGAGTTCGTGCACAACGTCCTCGCCCACACGGAGAGGGCGGACTGCATGACGCCGATCGAGTTCATAACGAAGGACCAGTGGTTCATAAAGTCCATGGACTTCAAGGAATCAGTACTCAGAGAGGCGGAGAGGATGGACTGGATCCCGGGGTTCGTCCACGGCCGGCTGGTCGACTGGGTGAACAGCATCGAATGGGACTGGCTCATCTCGAGGCAGAGGGTCTTCGGGACCCCGATACCTTTCTGGTACTGCTCGGACTGCAACAAGATCATAGCTCCGAGGAGGGAGGACCTCCCGGTCGACACGAGCTCCACCCCACCGCCAGTGGAGAGGTGCCCCAACTGCGGAGGGGGGAGGATAGTCGGAACGTCGGACGTCTGCGACTGCTGGGTCGACTCGAGCATCACCCCGCTGATCGTCACGGGCTACTTCAGGGACAGGGGTCTCTTCGAGAGGGCTTATCCTGCAGACCTGAGGCAGCAGGGGCACGACATCGTCAGGACTTGGATGTACTACACGATCCTCCGCTGCACGGTGCTGACCGGGACCGGGCCGTTCAAGGGGGCGCTCGTGAATGGGCACATACTCGGACCCGACGGGACGAGGATGTCGAAGTCGAAGGGGAATGTCATAATACCCGAGCAGGGGATAAACCAGTACGGTGCGGACGCGATCAGGCAGGCGCTCTTCTCGCTGACGATAGGGTCGGACTTCCCGTTCAAGTGGGAGCCGGTCAAGTACGGCAAGTCATTCCTGCAGAAGCTCTGGTCCTCCGCCAGGTTTGCGGAGGGCTTTTTCGGTAGGAGGGTTGCCGGTATTGACCCGGAGGTGATGGACGAGACGGACAAGTGGATCATCTCCAGGCTGAGGGAGACGATCTCCAAGGTGCGGGATGCGATGGAGGGGTACCAGTTCCACATCGCGATCGACGTGCTCCAGAAGTTCTACTGGCACGACTTCTGCGACCAGTACATAGAGGCGGTCAAGCCGAGGCTCTACAGCCCCAGGAACGCAGAGGACAGGAAAGTAGCGGTGGCTGTGCTCTACACGGTGATCTGGAACTCCATCAGGCTGCTTGCCCCGATCTGCCCTCACATCACCGAGGAGGTCTACCAGAAGCTCTTCCGCGAGGACATGGGGTTCGTCTCTGTCCATGCGTCGCCTTACCCGAGAGCCGAGGATCTCCCGGCCGTCGACGGCACAAGGGGCGAGAAGGTGATATCGATGATAGCCCTGCTGAGGAGCAAAAAGGTGGAGGGCAAGCTCGCCCTCTCCGCGAGTGTGAGGGGGGCGACGATCCAGGGCAACTCCGAGGAGCTGAAGGTCTACCAGGAGAACGAGTGGCTGATAAGGCAGGTCCTGCACATCGACGACCTCGATTACAAGATCGGAGAGAAGGACGCAGAGTTGATCAAGTAG